The following DNA comes from Pleuronectes platessa chromosome 9, fPlePla1.1, whole genome shotgun sequence.
TATTTTAAGGTCTTTTACTTATAATGTTATCACATGGCGCCTTAAAATGGAACAGAAATGAATACTTTTTTATACTAGTTCAATCATTTTTTTGCCATggattttgtgaagcacttgtCATCTTGTTTTATATAAGTGcttcaaaaataaatgtattatttacacCGGGGTCATGTAATCTATGAGAACTCCTCCTGCTCTATTACCAATGTTTGcatgtatttctttcttttgcagAGACCAAAGCTGCAAAAGAAAGAGTACAATAGTCGCTCTCAATGTAATATTTAATagcattacatttaaatattcatgaaaAAGTACTTCACATATATATAAGTAGAGTACTTGTGAAAATGTACTACTTAAATTTACCAACATGTAAGAGCTACAGTCAACAACCCCTTCCATTATGAAGTGGCATGTATTTTCAAACATATTGTAAGTTGAGGGTTtgcataaaaatgttaaaatcccTCAAGACTGCTATCACTATGTCGCTTTAAAACACCTCAAGAAGtagattttttttgtatgaatTAGTTGAAtgtagaaaaatgtatttgatgattccattaattagggcccgagcactgacagacagtgaggccctattgaaattgtaaggattattattattatttttcaggcaaatgaattggctttgtGAGGGCTCTAACATGCTcgaattcttaccaaaatttgcaggaaattagaaagtggggaaaatgtacgtattcggGAGGAATTCTTAaggggcgtggcaaaatggctcaacggtgcctCTCGAGACCCCTAGAAcgcgttcacattgaccgatcttgaATTGAATTCTTacttattttataattttttgtttatttttctcaaaatcATCTCAAAATCatcaagttattttttttaatgttaatgaatccatatgtttttctttctccttctctttccattAATTTAAAAGCAGCTTAAATGAATCCCATTAGAGGCCAATCCAGTTACCTTCTGACCATATGGAACACTGACTCCTATTCTCTGAGTCTGAACCACACAcagcctctcctcttctctacctctcctctcctctcgagaCAACATTTCTCCTCTACTACCTTCCCTATGCTGGATCCCAGTTCATTTTCggtctttatttaaaaattttgttgttttgtttttaaagctctgagcaatttttttcaaagaaaaaatattaggCTTTTCATTGATTCATGCAGCTTACATATTACATCTCATACGATATTTGTTTCCGATAACTTGTCCATATGTATGATTTCAAAGACAGCTCTCATTAAATTAAGACGTGTAAGCGTTGTGTCGACTCCTCACACATAACTAACCCTACAAATTGTGAGGCTAAAGAGGATAATGTCCAACAGtctaaacacaaattaaaatcctGAATATTcatctgaaataaataaaacagtaaaaggCATCTCAACAACATACATCGAAACAGTATTCATCaatatctttattatttacaaTAGGCTTAACACTGATAAGCAGAACTTCACAGTAATATAACGTgagctttaaataaaaattaaaaaaaacacaaaatatacttTTGTACAATAAAAAAGTTAATGTTAACATCTCTGCCATTTTTTTCATCCCTGTTTAGATTCACATATTCCattatggtgtgtgtgtatatatgtgtgtgtggatttacaTTGCACTTGTACAACTGAAGAAGTGGCCTTTGGTATAATGATGTGTACACACATTCTCCAGAGCTGCTCACCAGATGAGggagacagaagaaaaaaacaacagatataCAGGATAAATGCAGGCATCGTAAAGAAAGACAATGCATGAGACTGATAATGAGAATGTAGTCAGTTCAAAAATTTAACAGCATCGGTTCAGATAACAGATATGAGGGGGAAATCCATTGGCTCCCAATCAATTTATTGACACTGTAATCATTGATTGAATCTTTacatgtttattaaaaaaacacaacccaaaaaattaaaataataaaacacatccAGGCTGGAAATGTGTTTGAGTCGAGATGgtcacatattttttttatttcactttttcatGAGGCTTTGTTGAGAAAACGTGTTTCACAGAGATGCACTGAAACCAGTAGAAACTTAACAGGCAAACAGGCCAGAGTGGTGCAAGGCAGTTAAGGAAAGCATTTCTGTGAAATTAAGAGGATAATAAAGCAACAGGCTCAAGCGACCAAACAGGTGTTATAGTTTGAAAGACCTGTAACTGAATAAGTGTCCAAATACAAAATCTGAAGAGTAGAAAATGCACCTTTTGGTTTCAAGTTCGCATCTGATCTTTAACCTCTGAATGACAAAAACACATCCTGTAGTGACAACCATAATCCCATGGCCAAATAAAAGACATCACATGAATGTTTTAATGATGGACTTCCACATTCCCATTCTTGATTTCTTGCAGTGACAGTGTAACTGTACATATTTGTTCATACAAAGGCACAAGAATCTTGAAAATAAATTATGGCCATGGCGTTTGAAATGCACAGTGAGTAGACGTTAATTACACTTCTCAAAGCTTTCTGTTTGGCAAGAAATTAGGCATTTTATAGACACACACTAAAGTGAAATGATGTTATGAAATGCACCACGAAAAAGAGGACAAGTTTTACTTGGAAAAGCATCATTAACAGACGTTATGGACCTGCAGTGTTTATAGATTAGTTTTTGAAATATTCAGATGCAATGTGTCGATAAACCAATGTGTCTTATCCAgtgtaaattaaaatgtgagcctaagaaaaaggtaaagaaagaaaatatgtgagttgtgtgtgtgctgtacacAGTTTTATTTGTGCTCAAAAAAACAGAGCAGCTGATTTTGGACTTTAATGATTTAGTGTCACCCAAAAATGAGACATACAGGCCAATAAaaggtttaaaataataaataaagaaatgacacCATAAGAGTTTAAAGAGTTGTGCAGATGGACATTCGGCCGGGTTCAGAACTGAAGAATAATACATTCATAAAGCAGGTATTCAGATCTTGGTGGATGGGCTTCCATACATCTCTACAGTCAAAAAACATTGCTCTTTTTGCTGTGACCCCCACATAAACCATTTCGTTTCCTGgatatgaaataaatcaaatatttacactcttttttttcttttctcaaaatAGGTCTgtgcttttaattaaaaaaacaaaataatttaaaattcaaGTTCATACATAACATTCGAAAAAtcatcttttcctgttttaaacCAAAATAATGTACAAATCGTTCATGTGCTGAAGACATACTGCAGTTTGTTTGTTGAGAGATCAGTACTGTGTGACTCGTGTAGAGCAGGTCTCGGAGTTTGCGTAGTGTCGATAACTTTGAAGTATTTGAGGCACTGAGGCCATGACAAGGCTACAGGGAATCCAGCACTGTCCATACGCAGAAGGACACTTATAGAAACACTGTCCCAGTTAAACCTGCTCATGTGCTACCCtgtgctcttcctctcctcactccaCACTTTTAACGCTTCATAATACATGAAGAGAAATGTAGTGCTCAAGGACAACTGGACCAAAAATATTGAAATGCTTTAGGGGATCTGCCCCCGTTTATGTGGCACTGTGTTAACGTGTGGACATCGGTCACGTCACTGAAGCGAAGACAAATGCTGTGCATACGATAGGACACCCCACATTCATTCGTTAATGTGTCAGTCTCGTGGAAAAAAAACCAACAAAATAGATTGATAAAAATCTTTTCTGTTCTCGTTAGATTTGATAATGTACCAAACCATAAActtagtgtttttatttgagcCTACGTAGCTAGATGCTTGTAAAATGAACACAATGCTGTAAGTGATCCCTTCAATAGCTTTCAATGGTCTCACTTTCCAGGAATGTCACCGTCTAAACACCTGATCGTTCTCTAAAGATTATTCTCAAAAACAAGACTTTATTCAAATATCTAAAACAAGCGATTCTGGGGAgattcatcttctcctcttttatCACAATTGTCCAGCTCCTGAAAAAATACTGACCGTCAGGTGCAATCtctgaaataaaaccaaaatataaaataaaaaaaaacacatctgcacacaaacacaaatgtcaaaTTGAGACCCCGAATGGCTTTAAAAATGGCTTATGGTCACTACATTTCCCAGACACTGTGCAGAAGCCTCATGATTCACATATTTGTGAAATGCTGCTTAAGCTTCTCAGGGAAAAGCAGTTGTCTAGTGTTCTCACTGAGGCCGGAAACAACCGCCATCGTGCCCGCTCTGAAatgtgacagacagagacaagcaGAGGGAGCTTTCACCTACTCTCCGGGCTGGCTACACACAGCTGATACACTCGACATTCATTTAACAAAGAGGCCGTTATTATCGCGGCTGCGTGGAGACCCGCGGCAAAACATTTCATGGTGCGACGTAAAACCACATTTAGTTCAGTATAAACATTTCTCAATATGTACAGGTCAGAGCAAAGTTAGTGTCCACACTGGCATTTTTTTATGAAACTGTCGTTTGTAAACATTGAAGATTACACTTTGTAGAGATTTCTCTGAGGTACTTTAGAGATTCATCTCATTTCGTCCCTCGAAAAGCTGTCGATAGAACCAGAAACATAAAAAGGCAATATATATGCGATCTGTCGGGTAGTTGGGGTTTGACGTTGACGGGTGGTGTTGTCACAGTGGCTACCTCTGCACTACGTCACTAATCTCTTTAATACAGCCGTGCAGGTTGTCCAGTACAGTGTTGGGCCCCACGCTGCCCAGTCCTCCTCCTGAAGACGAGGCCCTCAGCTCCTGCAGGCTGAGCTCGAGCTTCCCCACCGCCTCTCGGAAGGCAAATTTGTTCCTCATCTGAGGGATGCAGTCCACGTAACCTGAGCAGTAGTCTAGCAGCTGGTGGCCGGCGTCCAACACCTGGCTGCTGGAGGGGCTTTCGGAGCTGGCGTGGAGGGCGCTGCTCAGGCCCTCGGCGCACACCAGCAGGGCCTCGCGGCTGGCCCGTTCCAGGGGCACCCTGTCCACCTGCTGCCTGGTTCGCCGCAGGGCCACTTTGGAAGCGGCTGTGTGTGAGGATGAAGCAGTGGGGGCGGCTCCGTTGGCCATTTTGATTGGAGTCGTGTTGGTGGTTGCAGGAGATgatgaggaaaaggaggaggaagatgcagGCGGCACTTGTGGCGGTGGCACAGACGGTCGCCCTGACCTGTGACCCTTTAACGTGTCTCCATTCACTTCCACGGGTGCACCTCCTACCtgctcctctccgtctccgctgTAGGAGTGTTGCAGGCTCCGCAGagtgggaggtggaggaggagcacaCTTGGGTTTTACAAGTCGCGGCCTGTCCCGGTCTGCTTGGTGCTCAGACAGCAGTTTGAAGCGGTTCCCCTGAGAGTCGAGACCGACCAGGTGCACGTCAGCCGGGCTGTGCTTCAGCGTAGGGGAGATCAGGACTGGAACTTTGTGGTTGTGAGTCGGTGCGCCTGCTGCCACTGGGGAAGCACTGGAACTAGAACTCTTTGAGGGAGATGACCAACTCTGCTGCCTGTCCAGTCCccctccactctcctctctACCCTCTCTGACCCGGGAGAGACCGTCTGATTCCCCAACCTCCCCCCCTACTCCTGGTGCCCTCACCCCTACAGCAGTGCCCCGGGGCAGGAGCTTGGCTTTGGGCCTTTCCCTGATTTGTGCGGTCCCCTCATCCATCCTCCGCAGCAGAGTTTCTGAGGGCCGTGCAGCCCCGTTCTCTGGCTGGGAGGTTGTGGAGGCAGTTCTCTCCAGAGGGGGCTTAGCATTGCGGTTCCTGGGTAAAGTTAGAGCCATGCGCTCCAGGTCTGGCAGCCCAGCTGACATAGAGGAGGTAGAATTGGACCTAGGGAAGGGTTTAGGCCCTCCAACTATACTCCCCGCCTCCTCTGAAGAGGTTGTCTTTCCTGTCCGTAGCCCCAGGGTCTTTTTGATGAGTCTAGGGGTAAAAAAACCAGCCAACCCACTCCAACTGCTCCCGCTCGTCACCTGCGCAAGGCTAGAGGGTTTCTGTCCGAACGCTGCCCCACAGCAGCGCGACTGAGTCTGGGTGGGTTCCCCGTGGGAGTGGGAAGGAGAGGCGGAGAAGCCTCCTAAACTGTCTGACtggggcagaggaggaggagcgcagAAATCAGCAGTGGGCTCATATTTCTTGTGAGGCTGCGTCTCCATTTCCCGGAAAGAACTGCTCCTCTTGGGCGGCGTCGGAAGGTTCTGTTGGAGCTGGGAGGATGgcgaagatgaagaggaggaggaagatttcTTTTTGATGAAAGAGCTGAAGAAGCCTGTCTTGCGGTCTCGTGTAAATGTGCCCATGTCCTGTGTGTCCTCTAGAAGGCTGCCGGGAGACTTGTCGCGTGGCTGCTGTTTTCTGGGCAGAGCTGGGGAGCCACCGGATCGGCTGTCACCTCCCAGCAATGAAGCCCAGCCTGGGAAGACAAGAGGGACGCAGATTAATAAAACAAAGCTTTCAAAGGTTGCCTATTATCGtacaaaacacaattaaaaacagATATTGGTCTGAATTGCCACATGTCTGTACATTCTATCACAGATACATGTTCCCTTTCTCTCTAAAAGTTGTTCTCTCCTCCTGGGGGACTTATAAGGAAGGAAAAAGACATTTATGCAAAAGGGAATGGAAAGTTTTCAATCCATGCCACTCACGCTCGTGCATCACATTAATTCAACGATTTACAAGTTGCTCTTGTAAAAGATGGGATGATAAATACACCTCTGGGACCTGACGATAACAAAGGGTAAAGAGAAGCTGCCCAATCCCCGATAAGAGGAAAGCTGCTGTGCTACTTTGCGCAAGTATAATTGATTTTCACAGCCTTTAAATAAATAGAGGATGCTGCATCAATTTCACCACAGACAGTAAATTGGAGTTAATGGAAAAAGACTGTTGACTGgtgtgatttttttgtttgttgtacaAATGTTGTGAAGTGAAAAAGGCCACTTCAAATTGCAAGTTAACAAAACTGTGTTAATAAGAACACATTTTCATCAGTAGCATgtgcatttaaaatttgtattaaaAGTGTATACAATCAAATATTTAGAACGCATTGTGTTAAATGGTAATGGCAGTATTTCTATAGCACTCTATCCAAAGAGGCCTAATTCACCTTAactctctctaatacacacacacacacacacacacacacagaagtgtcCAGGGTCCTAGTCTGACCAGTGGGTGCAAACTATGGAAACCTCTACGTGTGTAGAGCCGGAGCTGGTACCCTCAACCCTGACGTTAGTGTAcaacctgctccacctcctgagccacaaccACCTGATCATAcatgaaaaatctaaaataatatataggCTGTGGTTTTAATCTTTCATTTTCATGTATAATTGAGGATCACTGGTGGAGAAAGTGTTTCTCTATTTCTGTTTTGTGACAACTCATGTTTTTATGCCTCTGTGAAAGGTCCTGAATGTGTAAAGTTTtactggatttgttttttttaacgttaCTGTTCCTTTTATTCGTGAATGCTTGTGTTTTTTGgacaaaaacatacaaaataaactaaatggccacaatgacaacaaacaagacacaaacaaagtGTAACGTCTTCTttacataaacatacacacaccaagATCCCTCCGCAAACACActaatgaacattttattttcaacgTTAATTAAATAGGTTAGTAACAactcaaacaaaacaagacaaacaaaggaaaatgtaattataatttaatattagGGTtagaaaatattaatacataaGGATTAATTCCTTAGATTTGATTTACATTACAGTAATGGCAATGTTATTCATATCATATATAGTAAGAGTGTCTATCTCTGTTATTTTACCTCAGTGCTTTGAAACATTGACATAGATGGGacaactttcttttcttttaacaggaaaaaatgattattttaaattgtattaaaccTTTATATTTTAGTCTTCAGTTATATTTGAGTGTtacttttatattaaaaaaactttcagTTGGTGTTGAACGACATGAACATGAGCGCTTAGATTTCATGGATGAAGGACGTGATGAACCTTGAACTTCAAATCAGAAATCAGATTAGTGGTGGGAACTCTGTCAGGCTCTACTTGAAAAATCGTTTCTTAGTCGTTGAGGAAAATGACGGCTCTCCTCTTCAGGCGTCGGGCGCGGCGTCGCTGCATTCGACCCTCTGGATCGGAGTCCTCTTGCATACCTGCAGAATCATAATGTTTTGCATCTGACTGGTGGGTAGTAAGGCGGGGATGCCTGGTTGTACCTGAGTGGCTTTGTGTGCCGTGGTCGCTGCGCCCATCCAGTCCACCCTCAATGTTTTCCTTGTTTTCTGTGTGCTTGTGGAGTGTGCGAGATTTGGAAGGTAACAGGGGCATGTCGTGACTGAATGAGTGCAGTGGTCCGCAGTGACCAGAGGAGGCCGTCTTACAGAGCTCCTCCGCCACCTCTGTAACGCACAAAGAAGAAAATACTGGGTTCAGAGACAGCTTTGACTTCAATCAACACAGTTTATCTATTGTGCAGATGCtgaacaaatacaacaaaatgaaaagtgtTAATATTCATCGTACTTTGTGAGGGAAACCCTCCTTATAACTTTACTTCATGCCTAGTTTGAAAAAGCAGTAGTCTGACTAAGATCCATTTAGCATGTTCAGCCTAATAAATGCACTCTGAGAGTCAGATTTCAACCAACTATTAAACTTAATTTGAACTGAGATCAAGCTACGTTTGATTGTACCTTCAGAGATGCTGGAGTCATGGAACATTGTTTCAAAGGCTTGGTGAATCTCGGCAAAGGAAGGTCTGTCTAATGGGCTCCACTGCCAGCCTGgtagaaagacacacaaaaggCACATTACTACAAGGAATTGCAGTATTTGTCAAATACATGAGACTTAAAATGGGTTTTAAAGTAATCCAATTGTACATACCAGAGATATTGTGAAATAAATCAGAGTATATATGGCTATAAACAGGTTGGCCTGCTGTCAGTCTATTCATGTCTTCCCAGTGCAGTGTAAGAACTTGGTGAATATATCAAATGAAGGCTAGACTGCTACTACTTACATGCTCTCATGAGTTCATAGACTTTGGGTGGACATCCCTCAGGCTGCTCCATGCGGTATCCTTTCTCCAGGAGGTCATAGACCTGAGAAAGGTCGATGCCAGGGTATGGAGACATGCCATATGTGGCAATTTCCCACAGCAGCACCCCAAATGCTGTAAGGAGGAAAGTTTCAGAAGATCAAACATCAGGACAATGGAAATGAAGTACAGGGTAGAAAACAAATCCAGACTCAGTTTGACTGCATGCACATGTGCTGCTCACCCCAGACGTCAGACTTGATGGAGAAGGTGTTGTAAGCGAGGCTCTCGGGTGCAGTCCATTTGATGGGGAATTTGGCCCCAGCGTGGGCAGTGTATGTGTCGCCAGTCATCAACCGGCTTAAGCCGAAGTCTGCAACCTTCACGACATGATTCTCACCGACCAGGCAGTTCCTCGCCGCAAGATCCCTAAGGGGCGAGGCGAGGGGAGAGGTAGATGGAGGAAaacgaggaagagagagagaaaaaaaacagtttttcacaTGTGTGGACAAATGCAAGAagtgagaacaaacacacagcgcCGTACTCTAAATATCCCCTTACCTGTGTATGAAGTTCTTCTTCTCCAGGTATTCCATGGCAGAGGAGATCTGTGTGGCCATGTAGAGCAGCACAACAGCATTCACCTCCTCTTTATCACACTCTCTCAAGTAGTCCAGTAGGTTGCCATGTGGCATGTACTCAGTTACGATGTAAAACGGGGGCTCCAGGGTACACAcacctatgaagaatacagatGCCAACAAAAAAAGTGTTAACGTGTGCGTCAAAGCCAGCGATGGTGTATATTCAGGAGTCAAGAAATTAGGTTTCATATTGGCacatgaaatttaaaaaaggtttaaCAGTAGAATATTTTCATTAATACTGACCTAGTAGCTGAACGAGGTTTGGGTGTTTAACCTCCTTCATGACTGCTGCCTCTTTTAGAAATTCTTCCACCTCCATGGTGTCCTCCTGTTATtttggaaacagaaagagagacaaagaaaagaatgaGGCTTTTTACAGACATGTTGTAACAGTTAGAAAAAATGTTACAGTGTCTTCAGTGATAATGACATGTAATACCAAAACCTGCCTGCAGGTGGTGATCTAAAACCATTGTTATGCCCATGCCCCATCATTTGAAACCTaaacagtgctgtgaaaatatCCTAGGGTAATGATAGGATATTTGACAATATATCTTTCTACAGTAGCTTTCAGAGAAATCTACCGACCAACCTTGAGCGTCTTGACAGCCACCGTGAGGTTGTACTTCTTCCACACTCCCACGTACACCTCCCCGTACTGGCCCCCTCCAagcttgtgcttcatggtgatGTCTGTGCGCTCCATTTCCCACTTGTCATGGATGGGTGACACACCGTACACTGTGGGCTTGTTGCATTTGGGTGCTGGGTAGTGCAATGTGGTGACCAGGCCGTCGGCTACAGTGGAGTGGTGGTGGACCAGCTCGGCCAGGGTGGCGAAACGGCTCTCGGATGTCACATacacctgaggaggaggaacatgCATGAAAGTGAACCCTGGTGAAGTCCACACACAAAGCTTAAGCCACCAAATTTTAAGTGGGCCCCAATTGTTCATGTGCCTGTTTACCTTTCCATCGGAGGAGGTGTTGATGCGGTAGTGGTAGACTCTCCCTTCATAGCGCAGAGATATGGACAGCTGCCCGGGGCTGCTCTCGCTTTCCCGGACCAGAAAGCTCCCGTTGATGAGGGATGAGAGCAGGTACTCTGCGGCGCTGCGAGACACAGGCCCGTGGTACCAGCTGTGCTTCTCCAGACTGTTGACTGGTGTGATGTAGTTGGAGGGCACCCATCCCTGGCCATTCTTTGAGCGCACTTCGCTCCACTCGCCATTCTGGTTGTAGCCGAGCACGCGCAGCTTCTCACCTGGACAGGGGAGGGAGTGGCAGAAAGGGCATGATGGTTACTGAGTGTCTCGATAAACAGCGAAGCCAAAAAACATACTCGtaaaagttaaatatttgaataatcAATGAAAA
Coding sequences within:
- the abl2 gene encoding tyrosine-protein kinase ABL2 isoform X2, with amino-acid sequence MLLRCLQASNSFEEEWTALSNRHRHTGFKQETGAGQTALHRPFGLDSAALTEAVRWSSKENLLGAAESDPNLFVALYDFVASGDNTLSITKGEKLRVLGYNQNGEWSEVRSKNGQGWVPSNYITPVNSLEKHSWYHGPVSRSAAEYLLSSLINGSFLVRESESSPGQLSISLRYEGRVYHYRINTSSDGKVYVTSESRFATLAELVHHHSTVADGLVTTLHYPAPKCNKPTVYGVSPIHDKWEMERTDITMKHKLGGGQYGEVYVGVWKKYNLTVAVKTLKEDTMEVEEFLKEAAVMKEVKHPNLVQLLGVCTLEPPFYIVTEYMPHGNLLDYLRECDKEEVNAVVLLYMATQISSAMEYLEKKNFIHRDLAARNCLVGENHVVKVADFGLSRLMTGDTYTAHAGAKFPIKWTAPESLAYNTFSIKSDVWAFGVLLWEIATYGMSPYPGIDLSQVYDLLEKGYRMEQPEGCPPKVYELMRACWQWSPLDRPSFAEIHQAFETMFHDSSISEEVAEELCKTASSGHCGPLHSFSHDMPLLPSKSRTLHKHTENKENIEGGLDGRSDHGTQSHSGWASLLGGDSRSGGSPALPRKQQPRDKSPGSLLEDTQDMGTFTRDRKTGFFSSFIKKKSSSSSSSSPSSQLQQNLPTPPKRSSSFREMETQPHKKYEPTADFCAPPPLPQSDSLGGFSASPSHSHGEPTQTQSRCCGAAFGQKPSSLAQVTSGSSWSGLAGFFTPRLIKKTLGLRTGKTTSSEEAGSIVGGPKPFPRSNSTSSMSAGLPDLERMALTLPRNRNAKPPLERTASTTSQPENGAARPSETLLRRMDEGTAQIRERPKAKLLPRGTAVGVRAPGVGGEVGESDGLSRVREGREESGGGLDRQQSWSSPSKSSSSSASPVAAGAPTHNHKVPVLISPTLKHSPADVHLVGLDSQGNRFKLLSEHQADRDRPRLVKPKCAPPPPPTLRSLQHSYSGDGEEQVGGAPVEVNGDTLKGHRSGRPSVPPPQVPPASSSSFSSSSPATTNTTPIKMANGAAPTASSSHTAASKVALRRTRQQVDRVPLERASREALLVCAEGLSSALHASSESPSSSQVLDAGHQLLDYCSGYVDCIPQMRNKFAFREAVGKLELSLQELRASSSGGGLGSVGPNTVLDNLHGCIKEISDVVQR
- the abl2 gene encoding tyrosine-protein kinase ABL2 isoform X1; this encodes MLLRCLQASNSFEEEWTALSNRHRHTGFKQETGAGQTEALHRPFGLDSAALTEAVRWSSKENLLGAAESDPNLFVALYDFVASGDNTLSITKGEKLRVLGYNQNGEWSEVRSKNGQGWVPSNYITPVNSLEKHSWYHGPVSRSAAEYLLSSLINGSFLVRESESSPGQLSISLRYEGRVYHYRINTSSDGKVYVTSESRFATLAELVHHHSTVADGLVTTLHYPAPKCNKPTVYGVSPIHDKWEMERTDITMKHKLGGGQYGEVYVGVWKKYNLTVAVKTLKEDTMEVEEFLKEAAVMKEVKHPNLVQLLGVCTLEPPFYIVTEYMPHGNLLDYLRECDKEEVNAVVLLYMATQISSAMEYLEKKNFIHRDLAARNCLVGENHVVKVADFGLSRLMTGDTYTAHAGAKFPIKWTAPESLAYNTFSIKSDVWAFGVLLWEIATYGMSPYPGIDLSQVYDLLEKGYRMEQPEGCPPKVYELMRACWQWSPLDRPSFAEIHQAFETMFHDSSISEEVAEELCKTASSGHCGPLHSFSHDMPLLPSKSRTLHKHTENKENIEGGLDGRSDHGTQSHSGWASLLGGDSRSGGSPALPRKQQPRDKSPGSLLEDTQDMGTFTRDRKTGFFSSFIKKKSSSSSSSSPSSQLQQNLPTPPKRSSSFREMETQPHKKYEPTADFCAPPPLPQSDSLGGFSASPSHSHGEPTQTQSRCCGAAFGQKPSSLAQVTSGSSWSGLAGFFTPRLIKKTLGLRTGKTTSSEEAGSIVGGPKPFPRSNSTSSMSAGLPDLERMALTLPRNRNAKPPLERTASTTSQPENGAARPSETLLRRMDEGTAQIRERPKAKLLPRGTAVGVRAPGVGGEVGESDGLSRVREGREESGGGLDRQQSWSSPSKSSSSSASPVAAGAPTHNHKVPVLISPTLKHSPADVHLVGLDSQGNRFKLLSEHQADRDRPRLVKPKCAPPPPPTLRSLQHSYSGDGEEQVGGAPVEVNGDTLKGHRSGRPSVPPPQVPPASSSSFSSSSPATTNTTPIKMANGAAPTASSSHTAASKVALRRTRQQVDRVPLERASREALLVCAEGLSSALHASSESPSSSQVLDAGHQLLDYCSGYVDCIPQMRNKFAFREAVGKLELSLQELRASSSGGGLGSVGPNTVLDNLHGCIKEISDVVQR